The nucleotide sequence GTCGCTAGTTATTGATAATTTATTCTCATTGCCCTGTACAAAATTATTGTGTTCTGCGCAGGGGTCGTAGATAGCAGAAGGCTCGTCAACTTTGCCCTCGTTGCCGGCAGCGGTATTCAGTTTACTTTCCATGATGACCTTGCAGTTCATGATATGATTCCAAATAGTTTCGATTTACTCTGATTCTCGTGACGATTTAGGATTTGCGTTCCTGTGATACATTTGTTACTCGACAGGTTGGCTCTGGAATCGTGCTGATTGAGAGGACAGCCCCTTACTCGGAAGGCTTATGAAACCTTTTCGAGGAGGATTGTGGCGGCGAGTTCGACCAAGGCAAGCGTCGGTGAGGGTTCGTCTCTAGATCACGGGCAAGTCTGCAGCATCAAACGATTCGGTTGATTGCGCGCTCGATCGCTCAATGCCGGGGTTGTACGGCGAAGCCCTTCCAACATTTGTGTGATGTTTCCATGCTCAATTAGACAGCACTGATGGAACTGATTGGTATAAATATGTTTTGATTCATGAATGATTGACGCGCTGCACACGTAATCGATCCCAAGGTGTAACGAAACATTTAGCTGCCATGTAACAAGAGGCTGCCTTATGTTCATGCTCGTGTTGACGTATTTTTCAGGATGCATAATAAGACTCGTGTTTCGATGTCAAAAGTCAGATGGTGCTGGATATGTGACTGGGATCTCCATCCAATTTTTTTCCGACACCTGAATAGGCAAACCCGTGCGTGCGAGCGTCCTCAGGCTGGTAGATGTTACGCAGATCGACGAGGACTGGCTCCGTCATTACTCCGTGTAAGCGCTGAAGGTCGAGTGCACGGAAGGCATCCCACTCCGTCACGATCACCAGCGCGTCCGCCCCTTCCGCGCAGGCATAGGCGTCCTCGGCATAGGCCACGCCCGTCAGCAGAGGGCGCGCCTGCTCCATCCCCTCCGGGTCGTAGGCCACGATCCGCGCGCCGGCATCCTGCAGGCCGGCGATGATCGACAGCGACGGCGCGTCGCGCATGTCGTCGGTGTTCGGCTTGAACGTCAGCCCGAGCAGCGCCACCCGCTTGCCCCGCACCGATCCGCCGCAGGCCGCGATCACCTTACGTGCCATCGCGCGCTTCCTCTGATCGTTGACCGCCACCACCGTCTCGACGATCCGAACCGGCGTGCCGTAATCCTGCGCCGTCTTCACCAGCGCCAGCGTGTCCTTGGGGAAGCACGAGCCGCCATAGCCCGGGCCCGCATGCAGGAACTTCGACCCGATGCGATTGTCGAAACCGATGCCGCGGGCGACCTCCTGCACGTTGGCCCCGACCTGCTCGCACAGGTCGGCGATCTCGTTGATGAAGGTGATCTTGGTGGCGAGGAACGCGTTGGCTGCGTACTTGGTCAACTCGGCTGTGCGCCGTCCGGTGAGCAAGATTGGCGCCTGGTTGAGGTAGAGCGGGCGGTAGACCTCCTGCATCACGGCGG is from Methylorubrum sp. B1-46 and encodes:
- a CDS encoding UDP-glucose/GDP-mannose dehydrogenase family protein, with amino-acid sequence MRITMIGSGYVGLVSGACLADFGHEVVCIDKDPAKIAALNEGRMPIYEPGLDALVADNVRAKRLAFSTDLKPAVANAQAVFIAVGTPSRRGDGFADLSYVYAAAREIAEALTGYAVVVTKSTVPVGTGDEVERILREARPDLDVGVASNPEFLREGAAIGDFKRPDRIVIGAEDARAAAVMQEVYRPLYLNQAPILLTGRRTAELTKYAANAFLATKITFINEIADLCEQVGANVQEVARGIGFDNRIGSKFLHAGPGYGGSCFPKDTLALVKTAQDYGTPVRIVETVVAVNDQRKRAMARKVIAACGGSVRGKRVALLGLTFKPNTDDMRDAPSLSIIAGLQDAGARIVAYDPEGMEQARPLLTGVAYAEDAYACAEGADALVIVTEWDAFRALDLQRLHGVMTEPVLVDLRNIYQPEDARTHGFAYSGVGKKLDGDPSHISSTI